The Acidimicrobiales bacterium genomic sequence TCGCCCCGGCACCGGCGCCTGCTGGTCCTGCGCGGCGTGCACGAGCTCACCTACGACGAGATGGCCCGGTCCGAAGGGGTCACGCCCGAGGCCTTGACCTCGGCATTGAACCGGGCCCGAGAACGCCTCCGGGCCGGCATGCAGGCCTACGAACGCGGCGGGCTCGCCGTCTTCGCCGGCCTCGGCACCCGGCTCCGCATGCGCGTGGCCCGCACCCACGCGATGCTCGGGCACCTGCCGCTCGCCGAATTGGCGGGCACCTCGGTGGCCATCGGCTTGGTGGCGGTGGCCTCGTTGGCCCCGAGCGGCGGGCGGGCCACGGTGGCGGCCGCCTCGCCTCCTGCCGCAGCGACGGCGACCGATGGCGCCGCCGCGCCCGCGCCCGCCCCCGCCCCCGCAGCCTTGGCCGCGCGGCCCGCTCCAGGGGCGACGGCACCGAAGCCCGGCCCGGGCACGCCCGAACGCCCGGCACCCGCCGTCGAGGCGGGTGCCGACGTGACGCTGGCGCCCGACGAGAGCGCCGTCGACCTCACCGTCGACACCGCCGATGCCACTGGTCCCAGCACGACCCGGGCCACAGTGACCTTCAAGTGCTCGCGCAGCGGCCTCCTGGCGCCGACATGCCCGCTCTACCGCGAGGTCCCGTCAGGGAACAGGTAGCCAGACCCGCACGGTGACGCCGTTGGGGGCGCCGTTGGGTGCTTCATGGCGGGTGTGGTCGCCGCCGAGGCCGAGCACCTGCGGCCACGGCGTCGGAACCACGCAGGTGCCCGCGGGCACCACGGTGATGTTCGACTGGCCGGCGCGGTGCACGGCGACCTCCGCAGTCACGCAGTCGGCCGCCGCCGGACTGCTCGGCGCGAGCGCAGCAAGCAGCACGACGACGCCGAGGGCGACGCGCCATGTCAAGGCAATTCGGTTCATTACGGGGACCCCTTCCCAGCCGACAAGGCCTCGGAAAATAGGTCTTGCCCACCGGAAGGAACAGAGGCCATTCAGCGATATACAGCCCGAGAACGCGACGGAGGTTCACAGGTCGAGGTGGAAGAGAAGGACGGCAGCCTTCGGCTGCTCATCGAAGAGTTGCGCCGGGCGCCTGACGGGATGGTGTTGCCCTTCCTCAGCGCGCTCCGCAACCGGCGCGGCGACATTGCCACGGTGCTCGACGGGCGGTCGCTGCGCGTAGAGGTCGTCATCGTCGGCGAGCGGCGGCACACCTATCGCCTGGTGTTCACGGCGGCGGGCCACGTGGAGCTGGCGGGCTCGTACGGGTTCGACCCCCACATCCGCTTCGAAGGGACGCCCGACCGCCTCTTCGGCGTCCTGCTGGGCACGCTCGACACGTTCAGCGCCGTGTACGACCAGGTGCTCACCCTGTACTTCCCGCCCGACGAGCTCGTGCACTACCCGCGCATCCGGCGCCTGCTGGCCACGCAGGTGGAGGTCTGCCCGAGCCGGTAGCGCGGCAGGTGTGAGAATGGCGACGGCCATGAGCGAATACGTCGTCATCACCGGCATGTCGGGCGCGGGGCGTTCGACGGCAGCCGACACCCTGGAGGACGCGGGCTGGTTCGTCATCGACAACCTGCCGCCGTCGCTCATCGGCAAGGTGGCCGAGCTCGTGGGGCGGCCCGACTCCGAGACCGAGCGGGTGGCGCTGGTCAGCGGGCGGGGCGGCGGCGAGTACGTGGCCGAGCTGTCGGAAGCCGTCGGCCACCTGCGCGAGTCGGGGGCCATCGTGCGGGTGCTGTTCCTCGACGCCGCCGACGACGTGCTGGTGCGGCGCTTCGAGAACACCAGGCGCCGCCACCCGCTGGCCACCGAGGGCGTGTTCGCAGGCATCACCAAAGAGCGCGAAGTGCTGGAGGCCATCAAGACCCAGGCCGACATCGTGGTCGACACCAGCGACCTCAACGTCCACCAACTGCGTGACCGGTTGCTCGACCTGTTCGAGCGCGACGAGCGCGGCCTCGGCATGCAGACCTCGGTGGTGTCGTTCGGCTACAAGCACGGCCTGCCCCTCGACGTGGACCTCGTGTTCGACTGCCGCTTCCTGCCCAACCCGCACTGGGTCGACGAGCTGCGCCCGTTGACCGGCCTCGACGAGCCGGTGCGCGACTACGTGCTCGGCCAACCCGAGACCGACGACTTCCTCGAACGGCTCGACCACCTGCTGGAGCTCCTGCTGCCCGCCTACCGCAAGGAGGGCAAGGCCTACCTGTCGATAGCCGTGGGCTGCACGGGGGGCCGCCATCGCAGCGTGGTGCTGGCCGAGGAACTGGCCAAGCGGGTGGAAGCCCACGGGTTCAAGCCCTCTGTCTCGCACCGGGACGTGAACCGGTGAGCGCCGTGCGCGTCGTGGCCCTGGGAGGCGGGCACGGGCTGGCGGCCACCCTCCAAGCCGTGCGCCGCTACGCCTCCGACATCACGGCCATCGTGTCGGTGGCCGACGACGGCGGCTCGTCGGGTCGCTTGCGCGAGGCCCTGGGCATCTCCGCCCCTGGCGACATCCGCCGCTGCCTGGTCGCCCTGAGCGAACCGGAGTCGGTGTGGGCCAAGGCCTTCGAGCACCGCTTCGAGGCGGGCGAGCTGCAGGGCCACGCCGTGGGCAACCTGGTGATCGCAGGACTGGCGGCGGCGACCGGCGACTTCACCTCGGCGTTGGCCGAGGCGGGCCGGGCCATCGGCGCCGTGGGCCGGGTGCTGCCCGCCACCACCGCCCCCGTCGTGCTCAAGGCCGAAGCGGCGGGCGGCGAGGTGCAGGGGCAGGTGAACGTGGCGCAGTCGGGCCGCATCTCCCGCGTCGGCTTGGTCCCTCCCGACCCCCGCCCGCCCGACGAGGCGCTCGAGGCCATCGCCGAGGCCGACCAGGTGGTGCTCGGCCCCGGTTCGTTGTTCACCAGCATCCTGGCCGCCGTCGTTGTGCCCGGCATCCGCGACGCCCTGCAGGCGACCCCAGCCCGCAAGGTCTACGTCTGCAACCTGCGGCCCCAGGTTCCCGAGACGGCGGGCTACGACGTGGCCGCCCACGTGGAGGCGCTGACGGCGCACGGGGTGGAGGTCGACGTGGTCGTCTGCGACCCCACCGAACTGGCCGTCGGGGCCATGCGCACACCGTGCATCGAGCGGCTGCTGGCCCGCCGCGACGGCCCCGGGCACGACCCGGCGGCCCTGGCCGCCGCACTGTCGGAACTGGCAGGGCTGCCGACCGATCTGGTCGGATAGGACTGTCGAAGGATTACGAGGAGGCCATTCATGGCGGTACGCGTCGGGATCAACGGGTTCGGTCGCATCGGGCGCAACTTCTACCGAGCGGCGAAGAAGGCAGGGGCCGACATCGACCTGGTCGCCGTCAACGACCTCACCTCGCCCGAGACCAATGCGCACCTCCTGAAGTACGACTCGACCCACGGCCGCCTCGAAGAGGACGTGCGCGTGACGGGCGACGGCATCGCCGTCGGCGGCGACGAGTTCAAGGTGTTCGCCGAGCGCGACCCCAAGGCCCTGCCGTGGGGCGACCTCGGCGTCGACGTGGTCATCGAGTCGACCGGCATCTTCACCGACGGCGCCAAGGCCGTGGCCCACATCGACGCCGGTGCCCCCCGTGTGATCATCAGCGCCCCGGCCACCAACGTCGACGGCACCTTCGTGGTCGGCGTGAACGACGACGCCTTCAACGCCGACATGAAGATCGTCTCCAACGCTTCGTGCACGACGAACTGCTTCGTGCCCATGGTCAAGGTCCTCGACGACGCCTTCGGCGTGGAGAAGGGCCTGATGACGACGGTGCACGCCTACACCAACGACCAGAACCTGCTCGACCTGGCCCACAAGGACCTGCGCCGGGCCCGGGCCAGCGCGGCGAACATCGTGCCCAGCTCCACCGGCGCGGCGCGCGCCACCAGCCTGGTGCTCGAAGCCATGAAGGGCCGCCTCGACGGCCAGTCGTTGCGGGTGCCCGTGCAGGACGGGTCGATCACCGACTTCACCGGCATCCTCGGCCGCGAGGTCACCGTCG encodes the following:
- a CDS encoding sigma-70 family RNA polymerase sigma factor, which codes for MSITTAEGAGDDWHDIVEQHEPALRRFIGRRMANRHLVDDALQETYLRAIRSPYEPDGKWLRALARRASVDVYRREPPPGPEVDPLSLVAEWAAADNGEVPGSDEHVAALASRQAVRWAFSRLSPRHRRLLVLRGVHELTYDEMARSEGVTPEALTSALNRARERLRAGMQAYERGGLAVFAGLGTRLRMRVARTHAMLGHLPLAELAGTSVAIGLVAVASLAPSGGRATVAAASPPAAATATDGAAAPAPAPAPAALAARPAPGATAPKPGPGTPERPAPAVEAGADVTLAPDESAVDLTVDTADATGPSTTRATVTFKCSRSGLLAPTCPLYREVPSGNR
- the rapZ gene encoding RNase adapter RapZ, giving the protein MSEYVVITGMSGAGRSTAADTLEDAGWFVIDNLPPSLIGKVAELVGRPDSETERVALVSGRGGGEYVAELSEAVGHLRESGAIVRVLFLDAADDVLVRRFENTRRRHPLATEGVFAGITKEREVLEAIKTQADIVVDTSDLNVHQLRDRLLDLFERDERGLGMQTSVVSFGYKHGLPLDVDLVFDCRFLPNPHWVDELRPLTGLDEPVRDYVLGQPETDDFLERLDHLLELLLPAYRKEGKAYLSIAVGCTGGRHRSVVLAEELAKRVEAHGFKPSVSHRDVNR
- the yvcK gene encoding uridine diphosphate-N-acetylglucosamine-binding protein YvcK: MSAVRVVALGGGHGLAATLQAVRRYASDITAIVSVADDGGSSGRLREALGISAPGDIRRCLVALSEPESVWAKAFEHRFEAGELQGHAVGNLVIAGLAAATGDFTSALAEAGRAIGAVGRVLPATTAPVVLKAEAAGGEVQGQVNVAQSGRISRVGLVPPDPRPPDEALEAIAEADQVVLGPGSLFTSILAAVVVPGIRDALQATPARKVYVCNLRPQVPETAGYDVAAHVEALTAHGVEVDVVVCDPTELAVGAMRTPCIERLLARRDGPGHDPAALAAALSELAGLPTDLVG
- the gap gene encoding type I glyceraldehyde-3-phosphate dehydrogenase, whose protein sequence is MAVRVGINGFGRIGRNFYRAAKKAGADIDLVAVNDLTSPETNAHLLKYDSTHGRLEEDVRVTGDGIAVGGDEFKVFAERDPKALPWGDLGVDVVIESTGIFTDGAKAVAHIDAGAPRVIISAPATNVDGTFVVGVNDDAFNADMKIVSNASCTTNCFVPMVKVLDDAFGVEKGLMTTVHAYTNDQNLLDLAHKDLRRARASAANIVPSSTGAARATSLVLEAMKGRLDGQSLRVPVQDGSITDFTGILGREVTVDEVNEAFRAAAADGPLSKVLVYTEDEIVSSDIVGSPASCTYDAKLTMALGNMVKVFGWYDNEWGYSNRLVDLAVIVGGANK